A segment of the Marmota flaviventris isolate mMarFla1 chromosome 2, mMarFla1.hap1, whole genome shotgun sequence genome:
TCAGTTGAAGTTGGATTTAtttaagatgtattttaaaataggaagaacatattatttggtttcttttaataggaaataaaatgaaataacatttgatatataaaaatagcttaaattttatttaggcAAAAACtgcaagaggggctggggttgtggcttagtggtagagcacttacctagcatgtgggaggcactggattggatcctcagcaccacatgaaaataaataaatgaaataaaaatattgtgtccgtctacaacttaatttttttttttttaaagctgcaaGAGTGCCTGGTGTGGtgagcacatgcctgtaatcccagcagctctgaaggctgaggcaggaggattacaagttcaaaggcagcctcagcaaaagaaaggtgcTAAGTGAAGGATAAGCAAGGAACGAGAGACAggtaagcgagaaatgaaagatagAGACCAGTCAGAGATATACACAAgagtttgtcagagctgacaaaggcCACCTTTCTATAGGAGAGAGATGCAAAACAGGCgtgggttctgggacttttatgggggaggctcaggaatcagaacCAGGCAGGTCCTAATGAGGAAGGTTAAGTGTTGGGTTGGTATAAGGGAGTGATGAACCTTTCTCAGGGAAgtcccttgggtgggaaagtgaaactttttccttaaaatggcagctgtcacttaagatggccatccagatgctaagcaaggaccttagactgccacagtctggctgggcacaattcaggagccacttgtcaaaagaaacgaactttatttttagaacacacacaccacaccatacAGCTCTTCAGgcaaaaccctcagagcccaactgccaccaccagcttcccacaagcctctcaccCCCCCACTCcttctgctcttgaggccaattggctgggtcgcgtgggcagagccaaaaaaagtcccccaatgagcagctctgtggtctgaaaaggcagggaaacaacccaatgagcatcaccgcagaggagccaatcagttggcagctagaagtttgctggggccgctgtgagccaatcatcagctggcagatggtgctggcagctggaagtttgctgaggccccttcggctgtggctctcaacattagactaagcaatttagtcagaccctgtctctaaataaaataaggaatagggctgggatgtggctcagtggttgagtgcccctgagttcaatccctggtaccagaaaaaatagaaaaaaacctgCAAGAGGAGTTCATTCTTAAGTTTAGTGATTTTGTTATTAAGTAGTCAAcctttcgttgttgttgttgttttggtactgggggttgagcccaggagcacttaaccactgagctacatccccagccctttttttgacacagggttttgctaagttgtttagggcctcactaaattgctgaggctggccttgaactcgcatcctactgcctcagcctcccgagctgctgggattataggcatataccagcTAGTAGTCAGCTAAGAACAATGATTCAGATCAGAGATCAGTCAGCATTTCTCATGTAATATATTGCAAGATGGGCCAGgtgcaatggtacatgcctgtaatcccatcggtttgggagactgaaacaggattgaaagttcaaggctggcctcaataatttagtaaaaccctgtctcaaaataaataaaaaaggactgaggatgtagctcagaggtaaagcaccccctgggttcaatccccagtatccctccCCGAAAATGTTGCAGGATGGCTGTTCAACAAGTAGTTATTATTTGAAGCCCCAAGGTGTCCATGAGGTATCTTTCTAAATTTCTCCCAGCCACTGCACTATTTACATACCTGAGAATTTTGTATCCCAGTAACAATCACAACAGCTGCCATGGCTCAGCACCAGGCCACTGCTAGTTTTCTGCTATTTCTTGGACTGAAGTAGATAGCTCTTTGAAGGAATTATAGGTCAAGATGAGATattaggggctgaggctgtagctcaatggtaaagtgcttgccttgtatgtgtgaggcactgggttcaatcctcagcaccacataaaaataaagatactgtgtgttcaactacaacaaaataaatattaaaaaaaaaaaaaaagatgagatatTAGTAATATACCTCCATTCCCAGAACAGTTAGGTCCAAATTTAAATTGGATGTGGTTGGGCAAGAgcactactacttgagccacatccccatccctctaCCTGTTTCTTTATCTGGACCTTCTCTTATCTCCTCTCAGTGTTGGGAAGGGTATGGACAGCAGTGTATCTGTAGGATTGAAAAGGAAGTAGCAGTAACTTCGCTTTCACTTATGTATTTCTCTTTATTGATCTCTTTTTGCCTATCTTCATTTACTGTCTCCTTTGGTACTCTTCTGTCCctccatgtgtgcatgtgtgtgtttgtgtatgtgtgtattctcATATATCTcttctagtcagcttttttgctgctgtgaacaaaagacctgacaataactttggaagggtggggtgggtgtcagggattgaaccttgaAGGGCACTTAGAACTACTGAGCCATTTcgctagccttttttttttaaagacaaggtctcactgagttgcttcaggcctcactaaattactgaggctgacctcaaacttgaagtcctcctgcctcagcttcccaagtttcagaggttttagtttaTAGCTCTAGGCCCAAGGTGTGGCAGAACATGGAAAAAAGGCATGGTGGGGGAAAGCAGTTCTGGACatagcaatcaggaagcagaaagagagctgcactcactagggacaaaatataaaccccagaggcaagcccccagtgacctgcctccaATTACTACACAGTTAATCCATGTCAGTGgttcaatccactgattaggttcaagtcccataatctaatcatttcacctctgttcttgcattgtctcatacataagTTCTTTTTTGGGAGgataccacatatctaaaccataatattctCATTTCACCTCCTTAGCTCTCTCTGTAATATTTCTTAAACTGTTGAGATCTAGAATGCTAATTAAGCATTATTTTGTGCATCTAACAAACAGacacaaaaaaagattaaattcatGGTTAATTTTGTTCTCCACATGTGTTGGTTAGGTTGAGCCATATGAAATTTCAATATCATTTTGATCTACAGAAATAGATTTAATCTAATGTTTCTCTAAGCAGCTTGCTCAAAAGTAGGATTTGGAGATTGAATGAGTGGTCTGAATGGAAGAGTGAGATATTTATGAGGATTTCTAACGTGAGAACTAGATAGAGCAAGGTACCATTATGATGCAAATACCATTGAACAAAATGGAGACAATTGAGACGTATAAATTGTTTAGTATTTTTCAAGGGCAAGGTTTTGGGAAGAGGGGAGCATAAATAAccacttttggggctggggatgtggctcaagctgtaacgtgctcgcctggcatgcgtggggcactgggtttgatcctcagcaccacataaaaataaaataaagatgttgtgtctgccgaaaactaaaaaataaatattacaaaattctctctctcaaaaataaataagtagccccttttgttttggggtgtgGTAGGACACATCCAAGGAGAAATCACCAGTAGTAGTTGGACATGTGGATTTGTGTATAGATAGATGGGATTATTCACTGACAGGTGGCAATTAAAAACATGAATGTAAATGAGGTCACCCTGTAATTGTGGACTGAAAAGTTAAATGCacattttaggatattttgaatatcttgtggtaaaaaattatgctaaataaTGTTTTTTCTTCACAAATGTAAAATCTTAGTAGTTTCATTTTGTACTTTGAATGCCTTCATTTTACAAATTCCCATGAGTGGAATTCCCCTGCAAACACACAGATGCATGCAATGTCCTTTCAGGTTTATCCTGTTGCTCCTAGAACTCTTAGgctcttttatcatttttttaattgtattttatgtatttttaagtggtgctgaggctcaaacccagtgcctcacacatgtgaggcaagcactctaccactgagctgtagccccagccctcaatgaCCAGTTTTTAATGGCATAAGCAACCATTTTCCTATAATGTTCATTAATAAAACAGGGCTTCtcaaaaattattgaatgaataGTGTAAACTTCACAGCAGATACACATAAATGTAgttcctttttataaattcttaaGCATAGGAGTAAAAGTTTTCATTGTGTCTGTAATgtttcaattatttaaataaaaattctgaagcaAATGTGGCAAAAATGTTAGCATCTGTTAAATCTGGGTATTACATATTTGGGTGTCTGTTATACTTTCTTCTACACCTATTTGTACATTTGAAGTTTTCTGTAATTaagtgattaatttttttaaattaatagaataGGCAATGTGACAGGGAACAAGAGGGCTTCTTTATGTTGGTTGATGGAGAAGTTCTCTCTGGGGAGGTGACATATACTATGACCTGAATAACAGGAAGGAGTTATTCATGTAGAAAATGTGGGGAAAGAGTATTCCAGGCAGAGAAACAGCTGTTGTTATAGTACTGAGGTAGGAGAAACCATGATATGTTCCAGGAAAGAAGCCATTTTAGCCTGTTTGGTTGGAAAACCAACAGTTATGCTGGTAACTACCACAGCATAACTAGTCATTGGTTCTTTAGTCTTGGAATACTTAAATTGAAGGAAGTTTACTATTTTTAGTCTAATGTAATTCCATAGTTTTATCCATGTAGGGATTATAGACTGACGGggtaatgttatttaaaaaaaccaaaagtaTTTCTCAGTGTCCAGTTGGAACAGTCTGGACATCAAAGGcaacaagctgggtgtggtggcttatgcctgtggtcccagctgcttgggagactaaggcaggaactTCTTAAGCTCAGGAATAACTGGACAAATAACTAGAccatgttatggtttgtatatgtgaggtgtctccccaaagctcctgagTTGCTGCAGGAATATACAGAGGTACAGTGCCTAGATAATAAGAGCTCCATTCACACTATCCATCCTGGAGACTGGCTGGTAACGGTAAGCAGGGGCAGGTGCCCTGagagggttcatcttccctgagagccaaccccttccccaccccttctctcctttctctgcttcctgacctctttcctccactgggcccttcccccatgtTGCACTGCcccatcttgggcccagagcaatggaacagCTATCTATggaactgagacttctgaaactgtgagccccaaataaacttttccaccttttaagttgttcttgttgggtattttggttgcAGCAACGAAAAAGCTAACAAATTccgatctcaaaaaaaaaaggcaatgaactattatataattattaaaaataatttcttagtgacaatggagaggaagggaggggcagagagTGAGAATCTTTATAGTTTTCTAGATGAAAGTCAAAATGAGGTAGAAAGAATGATTGAATAACTGCTTAGCAGATCCCAGTATAACTTGACATCATATGCCTCCCTGAGGTGATGCAACAAGAAGTACTTAGTATCACCTAAATAGTATCCCTACCCACAGTGTTAAACTTCTATTTAGTCATGAGGAAACAGACACATCGAGAATGTGGGACATCTTTTGAGACAGTTGGCttggacttttaaaaacattcagtGTCATGAAAAACAAGGTTGGGGAGGTGTTCTTATgctgaaatatttagaaatgaagtGGTATTTCTTCTGTAACAAACTTTCATATGGTTCACACAAAATAAgatgtatgtatatagatatagagagaaaacaaatgtggCAAGAAGTTAACAGTTGGGGACTCTAGGAGGTTAAGGactgtgtgtgtttatatgtgttcattatattattcttgcaggttttatagtttttatttttatttatttttgaatttatttttacttttatttttttggtacccaggattgaacccaggggtcacttaaccactgagccacattcccagccctttatattttattttgagagagggtctcactaagaccttagggcctcactaagttgctgaggctagtctcaaacttgcaatcttcctgctttagcctctccagtcactgggattacaggcatgtaccaccatgcctagcagtatttatagtttttaaatttcaaaattaaaagatggGGATAGTTCATGTGCCAATTTTGAATgtaccttttaatattttttgagatgttgatgggcctttttttatttcattcattatgcaatgctgagaatcgaacccagtgcctgacacatggtaGACAAtccttttaccactgagccacaaccctagacccaactttttgatatttttttaaccaCCAATTATGCTGTTTGAGGCCACTCTGATAGATCCAACTTCTTTATCATTTGGTGTTAGTGGAAAAGGTAGTGGTGATACTGGTGATTTTTACAGTTATGTTTATTGAACATGTATTATGCTATATCAGACATGAAGCAGAACACATTACACATATTATTTCAGTTAATCCTCATAACTGTTGAGTTAGTGGTCACTTCTCTTAAAGATGAAAAGATGGATGTTTCCAAAGCTATCACTAaagcaacagaaaaataattaagaataaagtTGTGGATTAGTTAGTGAAGCAGACTAGGATATTCATTAGCGAAAAGTACCATAGAAAAACTTGTAgtgagctggacatggtggtgcacacttgtaatcccagtcattggagatgcaggaggatctcatattcaaagccagcctctgaaattgagtgaggccctaagcaacttaatgggatcctgtctcaaaatagaaaataaaaaggggctggggttgtggctcagcggtagagcactcgcctagcacattgcgagatgctgggttcaatcctcagcaccacataaaaataaataaataaaataaaggtattgtattcaactccaactaatataaatatatatatagatagatagatggatagatagatagatagatagatagatagatagtgtCTGTGTTCAAAACCAGTCCCACCATTTAAAAGTTGCTACTGCCTGAGAAACACTTCTCCAAGATTCTGTCCTGGGGACTTATTAGTTTCCTATGGGGCTATAACAAATGACTACACACTTACTTCATAGCTTCTTGTTCTGAAGGTCGGAAGTCCAAGGTGGATGTCACTGGACTAAAAGTAAGGTGTCAGTGGACTGCATTTCCACTTGAATCCTCTGGAGGAGAATGctttcttgccttttccagtTTCTAGAGGCTATCTACATTTCTTGGCTTATGACCCCCATCTTAAAAACCAGTGATGTTGTATCTCTCTGTGCCTTTCTTTCATGTAACATCTCCCTCTGACACTTCTGtgtttctcttctactttttaaaaacacttgtgATTATATTAGGTCTACCCAGATAATCTAGGGTAATCTCCCTATTTTAAGAGCAGCTTTAAATTAGGCTAATTGGCaaccttaattccatctgcaaccTCATTTCTCCTTTTCCATGTAACCTAACTTATACTCAGGTTCCAGGGATTAAGGCATGAACATCTCTGgggaactttttttcccccccatggCCTACACATCCCTGCTAAATTCTAAAGTTGTATAAGGGACCTGGGGCCAGATAATGATTCACAGTGTTTGCCAATACTGAGGACTGTGAGCAGGACCAATAATTGGGTTTGAACTAAAAGGAACTActaagtgatatatatatataatttatatctttTCTTACTAGCTAAGAAATACCTATGGTAAATGCAGCATTAAAGAGTAAattagggctgcggatgtggctcaagcggtagcacgctcgcctggcatgcgtgcggcctgggttcgaccctcagcaccacatacaaacaaagatgttgtgtcagccgataactaaaaaataaatattaaaaaaattctctctgtctctctctctctcttttaaaaaaaaaaaagagtaaattagAAGGCAACTGAGTTTTAGTTATATTGTGATAgggaaatgattaaaatattagaaCAGCTTCCATTTCTattctgtgccttttttttttttttaactagggatcaaacccaaggaacttaactactgagctagatccccagctctttttattttttatgttgagcctgggtctcactaagttgctttaggactctcccctaagttgctgaggctggctttgaattttcaaccctcctgcctcagcctcccaagctgctgggattacagacatatgccactgtgcccagctgtgccAATTTTTTTATTACCTAATTGCAACATTAGAGAAactaaatttaatttagtttaattttattttttatatttctgttttacagaGTTTTACTATCATTGAATGATACTGTTGATATGGAGAAGATTGAGGAACAATTTTCTAACCTGCATATTGTTAAGCGTTCCTTGGAACCGAAGGAACCCACTTATCTGCTTGACATAGACACATCGAAGACTgtacaagaagaaaaaggaagcttGGTTGCTGTTTTATGTTCTAATGGATCAATAAGGATATATGATAAAGAAACATTAAACATATTACGAGAATTTAATGGATATCCTGGACTTCTTAATGGAGTCAAGTTCTCCAATTCATGTGACAGTGTATATTCAGCAAGTACTGATGGCACTGTAAAATGTTGGGACACTCGATTAGCCAGTGAAAAACCTGTTCAGCTGTTCAAGGGGTACACTTCCAATGTTTTCATCAGCTTTGATATCAATTGTAATGATCATGTCATTTGTGCTGGTACAGAAAAAGTGGACGATGATGCATTGTTGGTATTTTGGGATGCAAGAGTTAATTCTCAGGGTTTGTCTACTAGTAGAGACCCACTCGGTACATATTCAGAGACACATAGTGATGATATCACTCAAGTACGTTTCCATCCCAGCAATCCCAACATGGTCGTCTCCGGTTCAACTGATGGCTTGGTAAATGTATTTGATATTAATGTTGATAATGAAGAAGATGCACTAGTTACAACCTGTAACTCAGTGTCATCCGTAAGCTGTATTGGTTGGTCTGGGAAGGATTATAAACAGATTTACTGCATGACACATGATGAAGGATTTTGTTGGTGGGATCTTAATCATTTGGATACTGATGAACCAATTACACGTTTGAACATCCAGGATGTCAGAGAAATAGTTAATGTGAAAGAAGGTAATTTGGACTATTTGATTGGTGGCCTCTATCATGAAAAGATGGACAAATTGTTTGTTATTGGAGGAACAAACACAGGAAGGATTCACTTAATGAACTGCACCACGTCAGGACTGACCCATGTGACTACCCTTCAGGGAGGACATGCCGCCACCGTTCGTTCTTTCTATTGGAATACACAGGATGATTCTCTGCTGACAGGGGGAGAAGATGCACAGTTGTTACTTTGGAAACCTGGAACAGTAGAGAAGATGTTTACAAAGAAAGACAGCATGAAAATAGCATCCTCTGTGCACCAGCGAGTACGCATTCACAGTAATGATTCTTAcaggagaaggaaaaagcagTGATGTTGCATTAGGAGTTTCCTTGATAGGTTTCAAAGTTTCAAGTAATGGTTTCTGGGTTTCTGTCTGTAACCTCTAGTAAGCATGTTTAAACCTTGTATGTAACAACAAATGAGTTCACAAACAAATCCTGGACAAATGTTGAGAATGGTTTAATTCAAGAGGTCTGTttgtattctaaaatatttttaagcctcCAGTTGAGTTTTGAAAATCAATGAGTTGGAAGTAAAATTACATGCCTCATTTTAAAGACCCATCTGTTGGGTTAGTAAATGTTGGGTATGAAGAAATAGCTCTGATAAGGACTTTTTAGAAGTAGATAGCTGATGAATCTTAAAGAAACAGGTGGTTTGAGCtgtggattttgttgttgtttcgtttgtttttgtaccagggattgtaccatggagcgcttaaccactgagccaagtcttagcatgcatgaggccttgggttcagtccctagcaccctaaacaaataaatagaaataaatcataGGCATTTACCTATAatgataaaaacatatttagttaatatttatattgtttacTTTTATCTAAATAGTTGCTGATGAAAAGGAAATTATCTTgtgaaattcattttgacactcaaaatataaaaatgtttgtaataggactattttatttcaaaatatccttTCGATAATATTTGTGGTAAAATCCTTTTACAGtgtttcatctttaattttaaccTTGAAGTTTCGCTTACTGGTAattttgtcattcttttaaaaaatatttctgtaaagaatattaataaaagaaattgatTATTCTGAAGGTTTGTTATCTTTTCTCAAGGGTAAGAATATCTTTCTATAGATACTAGTAATATTGTCATGAAAAAcaagtatttcattatatctCTTTAAATCTTAATTAATAATGGCATCTTTTAATCTGTGATACTAGGAGaaaatcaatctatctatctatctatttatttatttatttttggtactggggattgaacccagggccttgtgcatgcagagcaagcactctaccaactgagctataccccagcccaagaaaatttatttttatatagaaaaatatagcTTACAATTAGGCTGTGATCTAGAGTAGCTCACCTGAGACTACAAAATAGGTAAGTCATAGTTTAACATATTCAAACTATATAATTAGTTTTCTGTTGTGtgttttttgtgtggtgctgggatcaaatccagggccttacagTTGCTAaacaaatgctctacctctgagctacaacctagGTTC
Coding sequences within it:
- the Wdr89 gene encoding WD repeat-containing protein 89: MEKIEEQFSNLHIVKRSLEPKEPTYLLDIDTSKTVQEEKGSLVAVLCSNGSIRIYDKETLNILREFNGYPGLLNGVKFSNSCDSVYSASTDGTVKCWDTRLASEKPVQLFKGYTSNVFISFDINCNDHVICAGTEKVDDDALLVFWDARVNSQGLSTSRDPLGTYSETHSDDITQVRFHPSNPNMVVSGSTDGLVNVFDINVDNEEDALVTTCNSVSSVSCIGWSGKDYKQIYCMTHDEGFCWWDLNHLDTDEPITRLNIQDVREIVNVKEGNLDYLIGGLYHEKMDKLFVIGGTNTGRIHLMNCTTSGLTHVTTLQGGHAATVRSFYWNTQDDSLLTGGEDAQLLLWKPGTVEKMFTKKDSMKIASSVHQRVRIHSNDSYRRRKKQ